In a genomic window of Gossypium arboreum isolate Shixiya-1 chromosome 9, ASM2569848v2, whole genome shotgun sequence:
- the LOC108454280 gene encoding uncharacterized GPI-anchored protein At3g06035-like has protein sequence MAFSKLSLFFSLLLLSFLSLNSLVSCDTDEEDNLLKGINDYRASLNLTILKKNDNAECLADELADQFKNQPCTNSTGANTVPGTEPQFANYPNLLAKCHLNVSNTRDGAVMPACVPNLVPNLVLTNFTQSQYNDNLNDTKYTGVGIGSDGDWIVVVLTTGTPEGSYSPATGAASVASKIGLIYHVLFLVMAAFYLL, from the exons ATGGCATTTTCAAAGCTCTCCCTTTTCTTCTCATTGCTCCTCCTTTCCTTTCTCTCCCTCAACTCCCTTGTCTCCTGCGACACTG ATGAGGAGGATAATCTTCTTAAAGGCATAAACGATTACCGGGCTTCATTGAACTTGACAATTCTGAAGAAAAATGACAATGCCGAGTGCCTTGCTGATGAACTAGCAGATCAATTTAAGAACCAACCTTGCACAAACTCCACCGGTGCCAACACCGTTCCAGGCACTGAACCGCAGTTTGCCAACTACCCAAACCTTCTGGCCAAATGCCATTTGAATGTCTCCAACACAAGGGATGGAGCAGTAATGCCTGCTTGTGTTCCTAACCTAGTTCCAAATCTTGTACTCACTAACTTTACACAGTCTCAGTATAATGATAACCTCAATGACACCAAGTATACAGGAGTTGGGATTGGTTCCGATGGAGACTGGATAGTAGTTGTTCTCACAACAGGCACACCTGAAGGAAGCTATTCGCCAGCTACTGGTGCAGCCAGTGTGGCTTCCAAGATTGGTCTAATTTATCACGTTTTATTCCTTGTGATGGCGGCTTTTTACTTGTTATAA